One Spea bombifrons isolate aSpeBom1 chromosome 1, aSpeBom1.2.pri, whole genome shotgun sequence DNA window includes the following coding sequences:
- the LOC128469258 gene encoding olfactory receptor 1052-like, producing MNHSSVTEIILLGFSLRHDNRICLFVIFLLIYISTILANVFIIIMVYSNNHLHNPMFILLGNFSFLEICYSAVTVPKMLSDLIGQNPTISVAGCIIQYHFFSLCAATEHFLLVIMAYDRHLAICNPLHYERIMNNKTCIQLVCICWVTSAMSLSIPAFSVSRLIFCGPNIIDHFFCEFNPLLQLSCTDTSTLQTIFTFLSWVIILGCLICISVSYIQIIFTVIRIPSSLGKRKAFSTCASHLAVVGIFYGTVIFIYLRPTVEIPFHQNKVVSVFYIVVTPMLNPIIYSFRNESLRKAAINCMKTVRMYTFMRKLDI from the coding sequence ATGAACCACTCAAGTGTGACAGAAATCATTCTTTTGGGATTTTCTCTGAGACATGATAATCGTATTTGCCTTTTTGTCATTTTCCTTCTTATCTACATCTCAACAATTTTAGCCAATgtctttattataattatggTGTACAGTAACAATCATCTTCACAACCCCATGTTTATCCTTCTCGGGAATTTTTCCTTCCTTGAAATTTGTTATTCAGCAGTTACAGTGCCCAAAATGTTGTCTGACTTAATTGGTCAGAATCCCACTATATCAGTGGCTGGTTGTATCATTCAGTATCATTTTTTCTCCTTGTGTGCTGCTACTGAACACTTTCTTCTTGTAATTATGGCTTATGATAGACACTTAGCTATCTGCAACCCACTTCATTATGAAAGAATAATGAACAATAAGACTTGTATCCAGCTTGTTTGTATATGCTGGGTAACAAGTGCAATGTCTCTTTCAATACCTGCATTTTCAGTGTCAAGGCTCATTTTCTGTGGCCCAAATATCATAGACCATTTTTTCTGTGAATTCAACCCTTTGTTACAACTTTCTTGCACAGATACTTCTACCCTCCAGACCATCTTCACTTTCCTTTCATGGGTTATAATTCTTGGATGCTTGATTTGCATTTCAGTTTCCTACATACAGATAATATTCACTGTCATAAGGATCCCTTCCAGCCTTGGTAAACGAAAAGCATTTTCCACATGTGCATCACACTTAGCTGTGGTTGGAATATTTTACGGAACagtcatttttatatatcttagACCAACAGTGGAGATCCCATTTCATCAGAATAAAGTTGTTTCCGTATTTTATATTGTAGTAACGCCTATGTTGAACCCCATAATTTACAGCTTTAGAAATGAATCTCTTCGTAAGGCTGCTATTAACTGTATGAAAACAGTAAGAATGTACACGTTTATGAGGAAGCTTGACATCTAA